One window of the Perca fluviatilis chromosome 5, GENO_Pfluv_1.0, whole genome shotgun sequence genome contains the following:
- the rtca gene encoding RNA 3'-terminal phosphate cyclase, with protein MDSAPVEIDGSVMEGGGQILRVSAALSCITGTSVKISKIRAGRSSPGLRPQHLSGLQLVSDLCSGGLQGASIGSTDISLTPGKIQGGNHTADPQTAGSVCLLLQVALPCALYADGPSQLCLKGGTNAEMAPQIDYTIKVFKPIVERFGVHFDCDVKMRGYYPKGGGEVMVTVNPVKELQPVVMTERGNITKIYGRAFVAGVLPYKLAKDMSAAAVRVIRKEIKELYINISNLQEKENACGSGNGIIIIAESSTGCVFAGSALGKKGVYADRIGAEAAEMLLRNIRHNGCVDEFLQDQLIIFMALAKGTSRIRTGAVTLHTQTAIHMAEQLTQAKFTITKCEDELSSEESFIIECEGSGAANTHL; from the exons ATGGACTCGGCTCCGGTGGAGATCGACGGCAGCGTGATGGAGGGA GGCGGACAGATCCTGAGAGTCTCCGCGGCGCTCAGCTGCATCACCGGGACCTCCGTTAAGATCTCCAAGATCCGAGCCGGTAGGAGCTCCCCGGGGCTCAG ACCCCAGCACCTGAGCGGCCTGCAGCTGGTCTCAGATCTGTGTTCTGGAGGTCTGCAGGGAGCCTCCATTGGCTCCACCGACATCAGTCTGACTCCAGGAAAGATCCAGGGGGGGAACCACACAGCAGACCCCCAGACAGCAGG gagtgtgtgtctgctgctgcAGGTAGCTCTACCGTGTGCTCTCTACGCTGACGGGCCGTCCCAGCTCTGTCTGAAGGGAGGAACCAACGCAGAGATGGCTCCTCAGATAGACTACACCatcaag GTGTTTAAACCAATCGTCGAGAGGTTCGGCGTCCATTTTGattgtgacgtcaaaatgag gGGTTACTACCCTAAAGGTGGGGGGGAGGTGATGGTGACGGTGAACCCGGTCAAAGAGCTGCAGCCCGTCGTCATGACGGAGAGAGGAAACATCACCAAAATCTACGGCCGCGCCTTCGTCGCCGGCGTCCTGCCGTACAAG ttGGCTAAAGACATGTCGGCGGCTGCTGTTCGAGTCATCAGGAAGGAAATCAAAGAGCTGTACATCAACATCTCTAACCTGCAGGAGAAGGAAAACGCCTGCGGGAGCGGCAACGGCATCAt AATCATCGCTGAGTCGTCAACAGGTTGTGTGTTTGCAGGTTCAGCTCTGGGGAAGAAAG gtgtgtATGCAGATAGAATCGGTGCAGAAGCTGCTGAGATGTTGCTGAGAAACATCCGACACAACGGCTGTGTGGACGAGTTCCTGCAGGACCAG CTCATCATCTTCATGGCTCTGGCGAAGGGAACGTCTCGGATCAGAACCGGCGCCgtcacactgcacacacagacagccatCCACATGGCCGAGCAGCTCACACAG gCAAAGTTCACGATAACTAAATGTGAAGACGAGCTGAGCAGCGAAGAGTCCTTCATCATCGAATGTGAAGGATCAGGAGCAGCTAACACacacctgtag